One genomic window of Ktedonobacterales bacterium includes the following:
- a CDS encoding methyltransferase domain-containing protein translates to MKNWYEQTFEEIGEDFEIIFAGQMPRTRAQVEFAIQALRLAPGARVLDIACGVGRHSIELARRGYQVTGLDLSSTLLNIAAERAERAGVQINWVRADMREIPFAHEFDAAFNIFSSWGYLESEEEDEKVLAAVARALRPGGAFLLETAHRDWLIRNFQARSWSEGIGVLVLEERVLDLLSSRLLAAWTAIYDDGRRRQWQINTRLYTAAELRRMLESAGFSVSQSFGGYDGAPLTLDSSRLILAAELPTP, encoded by the coding sequence ATGAAAAACTGGTACGAGCAGACCTTCGAGGAGATCGGCGAAGATTTTGAGATTATTTTCGCCGGGCAAATGCCGCGCACACGCGCGCAGGTCGAGTTTGCCATTCAAGCCCTGCGTCTGGCCCCTGGCGCGCGAGTGCTGGATATTGCCTGTGGCGTGGGGCGGCACTCCATCGAACTTGCCCGGCGCGGTTATCAGGTAACGGGGCTGGACCTCTCTTCTACGCTGCTGAACATCGCCGCCGAACGCGCCGAGCGCGCGGGGGTACAGATCAACTGGGTGCGCGCCGATATGCGCGAGATCCCCTTCGCCCACGAATTCGACGCCGCATTCAACATCTTCAGCAGTTGGGGCTATCTCGAATCCGAGGAGGAGGATGAAAAAGTGCTGGCCGCTGTCGCGCGCGCGCTCCGGCCAGGCGGCGCTTTTCTGCTGGAAACAGCCCACCGCGACTGGCTCATTCGCAATTTTCAGGCGCGCAGTTGGAGCGAAGGCATCGGTGTGCTGGTGCTGGAAGAGCGCGTGCTGGATTTGCTCAGCAGCCGCTTGCTCGCCGCATGGACAGCGATCTATGATGATGGTCGGCGGCGCCAGTGGCAGATCAATACCCGCCTGTATACTGCCGCTGAGCTACGGCGTATGCTGGAGAGTGCTGGCTTCAGCGTCAGCCAGTCTTTTGGCGGCTACGACGGCGCGCCGCTCACGCTTGATAGCTCTCGACTGATTCTCGCCGCCGAGTTGCCCACGCCCTAA
- the pyrE gene encoding orotate phosphoribosyltransferase, with amino-acid sequence MSDLNEHAVEQIFRAAGAVLEGHFLLTSGRHSAAYWEKFQVLQWPQHTERLCRALAEHYRPANVEVVVGPTTGGILLAYEVARQLGVRGIFVENDSDRPGHRALRRGFQVRPGERVLIVDDVLTAGTSIREVLEALTPFQPDIIGIGVLIDRSQGQADFGVPLHALLHLSIPSYAPGDCPLCAAGQPLVKPGSRKIT; translated from the coding sequence ATGTCCGACCTGAACGAACACGCTGTTGAGCAGATTTTCCGCGCGGCAGGAGCCGTGTTGGAGGGGCATTTTTTGCTGACCTCTGGCCGACACAGCGCCGCCTATTGGGAAAAGTTTCAAGTTCTCCAGTGGCCTCAGCATACCGAGCGCCTGTGTCGCGCCCTGGCCGAACATTACCGCCCAGCCAACGTCGAGGTGGTTGTTGGCCCGACCACCGGAGGCATTCTGCTGGCCTATGAAGTCGCGCGCCAGCTTGGCGTGCGCGGCATCTTCGTCGAAAACGACTCTGACCGACCCGGCCATCGCGCCCTGCGGCGCGGCTTTCAAGTGCGCCCTGGCGAGCGCGTGCTTATTGTTGATGATGTGCTGACGGCGGGCACCTCTATCCGCGAAGTGCTAGAGGCGCTCACGCCCTTTCAACCTGATATAATCGGCATTGGCGTCCTCATTGACCGCAGCCAGGGGCAGGCGGATTTTGGCGTGCCCCTGCACGCGCTGCTGCATCTGTCTATTCCCAGCTATGCGCCCGGCGATTGCCCTCTCTGCGCAGCGGGGCAGCCGCTGGTGAAGCCTGGTTCTCGGAAAATTACATGA